The Thermococcus eurythermalis genomic sequence CATCTACGTCGAGCACCCGTCGAGCCAGTACCCGCTCGGCTACCTGATAGAGGGCGACAAGAGGCTCCTCCACCCCGGAGACACCTACGCAGGCCCAGTGTTCCAGAGGCTTCGCGGTAAGGTGGACATCCTGCTCGTCCCGATAAGCGGTCGCTCAACGGCCAATGCGAGGGAGGCGACGCAGATAGTCGAGGACGTGAGACCGAGGGTGGTAATCCCGATGCACTACGGCGTTTACAACGACGCCGACCCGTCGAAGCTGGCCGAGGAGCTCAGGAAGAGGCGCATTTGGGTGCTCTTCAGGGAGCCGAAGCTCTACGAGGAGATGTCCTTCTGAGGGAAAGGCATGCTATCCACGGGCTCACGGAAGCTCGACGAACTGCTGGGGGGAGGCTTCGCCCCCGGCGTTCTCACCCAGATTTACGGCCCCTATGCTACCGGGAAGACGACCTTAGCCGTTCAAACAGGAATTCTAAGCGGTAAGAAGGTCGCCTACGTGGACACAGAGGGAGGCTTTTCTCCCGAACGGCTGAAGCAGATGGCAGAAGCGAGAAACCTCGACCCCGAGGAAACACTGTCGCGCTTCATACTCTTTACACCTGCAGACTTCACGGAGCAGAGAAGGGTTATAGGCTCGCTGAAGAAGGTCGTTGACGAGTCCTTCTCGCTCGTCGTGGTGGATTCCATAACCGCCCACTATAGGGCCGAGGAGAACAGGATGGGCCTCCTGACCGACCTGAGCAGGCAACTCCAAGTTCTCCTCTGGATTGCAAGGAAGCAAAACATACCCGTCCTCGTAATCAACCAGGTGCACTACGACAGCCGACTAGAGAGAACGAGGCCAGTTGCGGAACAAACCCTCGGCTACCGCTGTAAGGACATTTTGAGACTCGACAAGCTCCCGAAGCCGGGCCTAAGACTAGCTATCCTCGAAAGGCACCGCTTCCGCCCCGAGGGCATAATGGTCTACTTCAGGATTACAGAAAAGGGCATTGAAGACGTTGGTGAATGATATCGCTGAGGTCGAAGGCCAGGACGCCCTCTTTTCTCAGCTCCTCCTTATCCTCAAGCTCCCTCGCTATAATGCCGAACCTGTAATTCCCTTTGAGCGGGAGAAGTTCCGCTTTCCTCTCAAGGGAATTCAAAACCTTCCTCGCGTCTCTCAGGCTCAGGTCCCTCCACTTCACCTCGAAGAGAACAACGTTTTTCCGGTCGTAGGCGACCACGTCTATCTCTTCTCCCCCCTGCCACCACCTGCCAACGCGCTCGGGCCTGAAGCCGAGGTCGAGCCCTCTCACGAAGTCCAGGGCAATTCTCTCGTAGGTTTTGCCAACGAAGGCAGGAAACTCAGTTTTAAAGCGCTCGAAGACCCTTCTGGGGTCCTCCTCAAGGGCGGTGTAGTTGTGGTAAACGAAGCGGAACCAGAAGTTGAAGAACTCGTCGCTTATGCGATAGGCCACCTTCCTCGTCTTCAGCGGGTTCTCGGTGACGGGAACTTCCCTCTTCAGGTACTCGAAGTGGTTCGTCAGCTCGCTGAGGTACTTGCCAACGGTGAGGAGCTTCATACCAGTTTTGTCGCTTATCTCCTTGGGCGTAACGTAGCCGAGGCTGACCGCTTCGAGGATTGAGAAGTGAGCGCGGTAGAACCTGCCGAACTCCAGCTTGAGGACGTTTAAACCTTCTTCCCTCAGAGGGGCGAACTCGTCGAAGAATAGCGCCTTCAGAGCCTCAAGAGAGCCTCCATGGTAGTAGCGCGGGACGTAGAGGAGGTACCTTGGCATTCCGCCCAAAGCCGAGTACAGCTCAACGAAATCCTTCGGTGGAACATCAACAAGAGAGCGCACGAAGTTAAATGAAGTCCAGAAGTCAAAGGGCTTCAGCTTAACCCACTCGTCCACCCTGCCGAAGAGGGGCTCTTTTCTGTCCATGAAGATGCGCTTAATCATGCCGACGTACGAGCCTATGACTATAAGCATGAGGTTTGAGGTCTCCTTTTTCTCGTCCCAGAGCCTCTGGAGGGAGGAGAAGAAAGAAGGTTTAACCGTCCTGAAGTTCTGGAACTCGTCGAAGACCACAACAAGCTTTCTCTCCCGCGAGTAGTCGAGCAGGAACTCAACCAGCTCCTCCAGGGAGCCGAACTTTGGTTTCACGTAAGGGGGAAGGTAGCGGGAAAGCTTCTCCTCAATCTCGCGCGAGTACTCCTCGAGGAGCAACGCTTCGTCCTTCTCGCCAACGAAGAAGTAGAGGCCAAGTTTATCACTCAGGAACTCCCTGGCCAGGGCTGTCTTTCCAACCCGCCTCCTGCCGTAAATTACGAGAAAGCTTGAGCCAGGAAAGGAGTAAACCTCGTTGAGCTTCTCAAGCTCGCGTTCCCTGTCGTAAAACATATTACCCACCGAGTATATTACTGAATGAGTAATATTTAAGGGTTGTGGGGAATCAAAGCCAAGACTAACAAGCTCGGCACGCCCCTAAGCCACGAAGTTACCAAACGTTTTTGAGAGCTATCTTCAAACACCCGCATATGAACTCCCCAGAAACCGAAAGAACACACCAGAGAAAAAGGCTCAAGTTACCGGTTCTTCCCGGCGGCAGGAATCTACCCCCGAGGACATTGAAAAGACCATAAGCCTCGGCCAGGGTAGTGAGATAGTAGAGGAAATGAGAGTAAAGAAAACGGGAAGAGAGCGCCTTCAAATCCTCTCGTAGACCTCCTGTGTAATCCTCAGCACGGCCTTGTAGAGCTTCTCGCTTATTATACCCTCCTCGTAGTGTTCCGCTAACTTCTCCTTGTCGATTATCTCCTTCGTTCCATCTGGCCATTTAACGATGTCAACCTCGAGGTCAACGTAGCGCGCTCCATCGGGGTAAATCTCAACGGGAGTGTTGATGTTGTAGTACTCGCCCTTCAGGTTGCCGTTCTTGTCGTAGTAGCGGTGCACGAACCACCACTTGCCGGCCTCAATCTCTGTTATGGCGTAGTCGCCGAACTCTATCGGCAGGTCGAGGCCGTCGTAGAACTTACCGGGCTTGAGGTGCCTCTTTATCGTGACCTTGAGCGGGTTGTGGCTGACCTCCAGAACTTCTCCCGGCCCAATCCTTATCCTCTGACCGTCGGGCTTGACGTGGTCGAGGCTGAAGAGCCAGCCCCTCCTCGGCCCCTTGTTCTCTATCAGAGCCTCCCAGAAGCCCCGGTTCACCTTCATCCTCTGGCCGGGAACCTTGGCGAGGATTCCCTCCGCTATCTCAACCGCGAAGCCGAGTTCGGGGTCTTTAGCCTTGAGCTGGTGGTGGCCCTCCACGGTCGGGACGACCTTGTTCCTTATCTCGTCGAGCTTCTTCTTGGCACCGCCACCGAACTCGACCTCGTAGATGTTCCTGCCCTCGATGATGAGCGACGGCGCGAAGTAGGTGTCAGCCTTGGCCAGTCTGTCGGCGAGCTTTGAAAGCCTGACTATCTCGTCCCTCAGGGTGTTCCAGTCCTTGTAGGCCGCGGCGGTTCTCCAGAGGATTCCCCACTCGCCGAGGTCTATGCTCAGGCCGAGGATTCTGAGCCTCTCGCGCTCCTGGTTGTCCCTTATCTTCCTCGAAATCTTCACGTGCCTCTGGGCCCCTATCGGCTTGGGAATCAAAACGGCGTAGTCGCCTGGAATAGTTAGGGTAGTGCTGAGGTGTGGCAGGAGGTTGTGCTTCTTCACCTGAACGAGAACCTCGTCCCCTTCGTTCGCCCTCGGGAGCTCGTTCTTGGGGAGGGTTCCTATCGCGCTCCCGAGGTCAACGTAAACGTACCGCTCATCAACCTTAACAACGAGACCCTTGTAGATGCCGTAAAGCTGGTAGGGAAGTCTCCTGAAGAAAACATCAATCAGCTCCTCCTCCAGGACGGCCTTGGCCTCCTCAACGGCGTTTCCAACGAGAACGACGCCGTGCCTGTCCTTCTTATCGTAGATGTCAACGTCGAACTCGTCGTAGGTCTTCTCAAGGCCGAAGCGCTCGACTATCTTGTTGCTCGGCTGGCTTATGCCGAAGCCCCTGTCGAGGAAGAGTTTCGTTAGGGCCGTTGAGTAGATGCCCCGAATCCTAACCGTAAGCCCTGTGTCTGTAGACACCTTCACCACCCCTCATCTTCTTCTCCACCACTCCAATGAGCGCCAGTCCCTCAAGGATTTCCTCAGTGTCTCGCACCCCGCTGAGCTTCTCCACGTTTCTCGCCTCAACCCAGAGCAGGCCCTTGGAGTGCCATTCGAGCAGGGCCCTCTCGACGCGGTGAACGTCTGAGGAATGAGCGTAGAGCCTGTAAACGAAGCGAACGAGCGTGTCGAGCCTCTCCTCAAGGTACCTCGTTCTGTGGACTTCCTCCAGTATGCCAACGGGAACCTTTTTGTGGTTTTCGCCCAGGAATGCCAACCCCTCAACCTCGGCCGAGAGCTCGCCTATCGCCTTCCTCACCGCGTAGTCGTAGAGCCTGTGAAACTGGACCAGCCTGTCGAAGGAAGCCTTCAACCTCGCCCGCGAGTTGAAGTCGTCACCGCGGAGGAGCGAGAGGACTTCCTCAAGGCGGAACTTCATCTGGTGCTCGTTCTTGTAAAGCTCCTTCGAGAGCTCCTCAAGCCTCCCGCCGAACTTCGCCAGCTCACGGTAGAGCGACGAGGCCCTCTCAAGCTTCTCGGCCGAGAGCTCGTGCAGTGACCTGAGGACAGCCTCGAGCTCCTCAGCGCCCTTCTCACCGTAGAGCTCGGAGAACTTTGATTCAAAACGGGAGTGAAGCCTCTCAAGCTCCCCGAGAAGTGACCTGAGCTCGTCAACGTCCATCCCCGAAACCCCCTAATGTAGGAGTTGGCCGTAGGCCTACTTTTACTTTTCGATTGGCGGAGTTAAACGAAACCGCTTACCCGAAAGCCTTTTTTAAAAGGACAGTGTATCAGAGTACGGTGTTGCCATGACCCTCTACGACCGCTTTGGAAGGCCAGTAACGAACCTCAGGATTTCGCTCACGCAGGAGTGCAACTTCCGCTGCTTCTTCTGCCACCGCGAGGGCCAGAGGTTTTTGGCCGCGAATGAAATGACCCCCGAGGAAATCGAGAGGCTCGTCAGGATAGCTTCCCGCTTTGGGATAAGGAAGGTTAAGCTCACAGGCGGTGAGCCGACCGTTAGGGAGGACATCCTCGAAATCGTTCGGAGGATAAAGCCCTACGTGATTGACCTGAGCATGACGACCAACGGGAGCCGGCTTAAGGAGCTCGCAAAGCCACTCGCAAAAGCGGGACTCGACAGGGTGAACGTCTCACTCCACAGCCTCAAACCGGACGTTTACCGCAGGATTACCGGCGTTGACATGCTTGAAACCGTTCTGGAGGGCATAGAGGAGGCCGTGAAGTATCTCAGCCCCGTCAAGCTCAACATGACGGTCATGAGGGGCCTCAACGACGGCGAGATATGGGACATGGTCAAGTTCGCCGCGAAGACTGGAGCAATACTCCAGCTGATAGAGCTCGAAGCGCCGAGGGAGATGACCGAGACCAAGTTCTTTAAGAAGTACTTCTATCCGCTCAGGCCGGTTGAGAAGGAGCTCGAAAAGAGAGCCGTTGAAATCCGCGAGAGAACGATGCACAGGCGGAGGAAGTACTTCATCCCGACCGACTACGGCATAGCCGAGGTCGAGGTCGTTAGGGCGATGCACAACACGGTCTTCTGCGCCAACTGCACCCGCTTGAGGGTCACTTCCGACGGCAAGTTCAAGACGTGTCTGCTGAGGAAGGACGACCTTATAGACTTCCTAACGGCGATGAGGAACGGCGCAAGCGATGAAGAAATCGCGGAAATACTCCACCAGGCCGTCCTGATGAGAGAGCCTTATTGGAAATAGTTTGGCATTGGATGCCCTGGACATATTGGCCTTCAATTAGATATTCATCGAAATTTTTTAAAATTCGTCTTAACGCATGGGTTTGATAGAAATGGAAAAACATTTAAACTATTTTGTAGATACCACAAGCAAGTTTGGAAATACTGCGGTGCGGTGGGGTTATGTATCAAAACATTCCAGGGCTCCTATCGGGATTTGCACTTG encodes the following:
- a CDS encoding MBL fold metallo-hydrolase → MKVIWYGHACFWVETNGVKILIDPYPEVDDDRIGEVDYILITHEHTDHYGKVELLSRLRDATVIGPKQVYLMAVADGVTKVREIEAGQTIELENGVKVTAIYVEHPSSQYPLGYLIEGDKRLLHPGDTYAGPVFQRLRGKVDILLVPISGRSTANAREATQIVEDVRPRVVIPMHYGVYNDADPSKLAEELRKRRIWVLFREPKLYEEMSF
- the radB gene encoding DNA repair and recombination protein RadB translates to MLSTGSRKLDELLGGGFAPGVLTQIYGPYATGKTTLAVQTGILSGKKVAYVDTEGGFSPERLKQMAEARNLDPEETLSRFILFTPADFTEQRRVIGSLKKVVDESFSLVVVDSITAHYRAEENRMGLLTDLSRQLQVLLWIARKQNIPVLVINQVHYDSRLERTRPVAEQTLGYRCKDILRLDKLPKPGLRLAILERHRFRPEGIMVYFRITEKGIEDVGE
- a CDS encoding ATP-binding protein; this encodes MFYDRERELEKLNEVYSFPGSSFLVIYGRRRVGKTALAREFLSDKLGLYFFVGEKDEALLLEEYSREIEEKLSRYLPPYVKPKFGSLEELVEFLLDYSRERKLVVVFDEFQNFRTVKPSFFSSLQRLWDEKKETSNLMLIVIGSYVGMIKRIFMDRKEPLFGRVDEWVKLKPFDFWTSFNFVRSLVDVPPKDFVELYSALGGMPRYLLYVPRYYHGGSLEALKALFFDEFAPLREEGLNVLKLEFGRFYRAHFSILEAVSLGYVTPKEISDKTGMKLLTVGKYLSELTNHFEYLKREVPVTENPLKTRKVAYRISDEFFNFWFRFVYHNYTALEEDPRRVFERFKTEFPAFVGKTYERIALDFVRGLDLGFRPERVGRWWQGGEEIDVVAYDRKNVVLFEVKWRDLSLRDARKVLNSLERKAELLPLKGNYRFGIIARELEDKEELRKEGVLAFDLSDIIHQRLQCPFL
- a CDS encoding DUF402 domain-containing protein, which produces MSTDTGLTVRIRGIYSTALTKLFLDRGFGISQPSNKIVERFGLEKTYDEFDVDIYDKKDRHGVVLVGNAVEEAKAVLEEELIDVFFRRLPYQLYGIYKGLVVKVDERYVYVDLGSAIGTLPKNELPRANEGDEVLVQVKKHNLLPHLSTTLTIPGDYAVLIPKPIGAQRHVKISRKIRDNQERERLRILGLSIDLGEWGILWRTAAAYKDWNTLRDEIVRLSKLADRLAKADTYFAPSLIIEGRNIYEVEFGGGAKKKLDEIRNKVVPTVEGHHQLKAKDPELGFAVEIAEGILAKVPGQRMKVNRGFWEALIENKGPRRGWLFSLDHVKPDGQRIRIGPGEVLEVSHNPLKVTIKRHLKPGKFYDGLDLPIEFGDYAITEIEAGKWWFVHRYYDKNGNLKGEYYNINTPVEIYPDGARYVDLEVDIVKWPDGTKEIIDKEKLAEHYEEGIISEKLYKAVLRITQEVYERI
- the moaA gene encoding GTP 3',8-cyclase MoaA; translated protein: MTLYDRFGRPVTNLRISLTQECNFRCFFCHREGQRFLAANEMTPEEIERLVRIASRFGIRKVKLTGGEPTVREDILEIVRRIKPYVIDLSMTTNGSRLKELAKPLAKAGLDRVNVSLHSLKPDVYRRITGVDMLETVLEGIEEAVKYLSPVKLNMTVMRGLNDGEIWDMVKFAAKTGAILQLIELEAPREMTETKFFKKYFYPLRPVEKELEKRAVEIRERTMHRRRKYFIPTDYGIAEVEVVRAMHNTVFCANCTRLRVTSDGKFKTCLLRKDDLIDFLTAMRNGASDEEIAEILHQAVLMREPYWK